The proteins below are encoded in one region of Scophthalmus maximus strain ysfricsl-2021 chromosome 4, ASM2237912v1, whole genome shotgun sequence:
- the nkpd1 gene encoding NTPase KAP family P-loop domain-containing protein 1 isoform X3: MMNPTKVHMDEEAVKIEGEHGGRPRSVKPSLTGFVALIGRLLFYRPIWTKTNQRHHNIRFIYVHFSAWHFAGSDLLWAGIVIRLIQAMQMNFGKLQLALYRVVQHDEEEEITKKKVGNGTNNWRSRKICCCPLWSLVLAFLVVPIILLVFLLAFGLPKPVVKPGGQGDKTNGQVGMLEGLIIASLGVPAASALRFTFLMVKNLIFNQDKNMKKGMDNERVSSQLGFMNEVRKEMWFLSRFVQFMEIFERRRIRVVLKITSLDRCAPKKIVAVLEAINILLSDEESPFISILAVNPDVLVQKVNFADGCLSKEDRAYALLNRIVTLAFTLPPLSDDSKHSLYYSLTSNSKFLEDISIGKDKHRTGNAKKTSSSSDVTKVLIALEESNPLTNKTTAALDVNEEEVEKLVGSILTHNERNINQYMSDDAMSMRRVINSIRVTVIIMMALEKQLPEPDCIAAWVVLATRWPCRLSWIIQCAEDAQQRGDIDRRSAAVTDDSKTLWEVFSESKAELYVMSEQIEDLLEQDGDPEMFERFLTADFRFTLKDLKTFEVVTVNLDHTIRKELAQIRGTSRLKDSGWVRDLAPLHITTIINMDTEEVCKELERMKFPSKYIEKVKSNDLNGLALLFGNTDDLKELLGMTFGEWATFRLHFLGLPSHLRSQYKNLPLASSHPQNQLLRFKTHMSHHYSSNSSLVSNPM; this comes from the exons ATGATGAATCCGACAAAAG TGCACATGGACGAGGAGGCAGTGAAGATTGAGGGTGAGCACGGAGGAAGGCCTCGCTCGGTCAAGCCTTCACTCACGGGCTTCGTGGCGCTCATTGGTCGGCTGCTCTTTTACAGGCCTATTTGGACTAAGACGAACCAGCGGCATCACAACATACGGTTCATCTATGTGCATTTCAGTGCCTGGCATTTCGCAGGCAGTGACCTGCTTTGGGCCGGTATAGTCATACGACTGATTCAGGCCATGCAGATGAACTTTGGGAAATTGCAGCTTGCACTCTACCGCGTGGTGCaacatgatgaagaggaggaaatcaCGAAGAAG AAAGTGGGGAATGGTACTAACAATTGGAGGTCCAGGAAGATTTGCTGCTGCCCTTTGTGGAGCCTTGTCTTGGCCTTTCTTGTGGTACCAATTATCCTCCTGGTATTCCTATTGGCATTTGGCCTTCCCAAACCTGTGGTGAAACCTGGCGGGCAGGGGGATAAAACAAATGGCCAGGTGGGTATGCTCGAGGGCCTGATCATTGCCTCGTTAGGAGTCCCTGCAGCGAGCGCATTGAGATTTACCTTTCTAATGGTCAAGAACCTCATCTTCAACCAAGACAAGAACATGAAGAAGGGGATGGACAATGAGCGGGTGAGCAGCCAACTTGGCTTCATGAATGAGGTGAGGAAGGAAATGTGGTTCCTGTCTCGCTTCGTGCAGTTTATGGAGATCTTTGAGAGGCGCCGGATTCGAGTGGTGCTGAAGATCACCAGTCTTGACCGTTGCGCCCCCAAGAAAATTGTTGCAGTCCTGGAGGCCATCAACATTCTGCTTTCGGATGAGGAGAGTCCGTTCATTTCCATTCTGGCAGTAAACCCAGATGTTCTTGTGCAGAAAGTGAACTTTGCGGACGGCTGCTTAAGCAAAGAGGACAGAGCTTATGCATTGTTGAACCGCATAGTGACTCTGGCCTTCACGCTCCCACCACTGTCTGACGATTCGAAGCACAGTTTATATTACAGCCTCACTAGCAATTCAAAATTCCTTGAAGATATCAGCATAGGGAAAGATAAGCATAGAACTGGGAACGCCAAAAAgacatcttcctcctctgatgtgACAAAAGTACTCATTGCATTGGAAGAGTCAAATCCACTGACCAATAAAACCACAGCAGCACTGGATGTAAACGAAGAGGAAGTAGAGAAGCTGGTGGGAAGCATCCTGACGCACAATGAGAGAAATATAAACCAGTACATGTCAGACGATGCCATGTCTATGAGAAGGGTGATTAACTCCATTCGCGTGACTGTGATAATCATGATGGCCTTGGAAAAACAGCTCCCTGAACCAGACTGCATCGCAGCATGGGTGGTCTTAGCCACTCGGTGGCCCTGCCGACTCAGCTGGATCATCCAGTGTGCAGAAGATGCCCAACAAAGAGGAGATATTGACCGCAGGAGTGCGGCCGTCACCGACGATTCAAAGACCTTATGGGAAGTCTTCAGCGAGTCCAAGGCAGAGCTGTACGTGATGAGTGAACAGATCGAGGACCTCCTCGAGCAGGACGGAGATCCGGAGATGTTTGAACGATTTCTCACGGCGGATTTCCGGTTCACTTTGAAGGACTTGAAGACGTTTGAGGTGGTGACGGTGAACCTGGATCACACCATTAGGAAGGAGCTGGCCCAGATCCGAGGGACATCCAGGCTGAAAGATTCTGGTTGGGTGAGGGACCTAGCTCCTCTGCATATAACAACTATAATCAACATGGATACAGAGGAGGTGTGCAAAGAG tTGGAGAGGATGAAATTCCCCAGCAAGTAcattgaaaaagtgaaaagcaacGACCTCAATGGTTTGGCGCTGCTCTTTGGTAATACAGACGACCTTAAAGAACTCCTGGGTATGACCTTTGGAGAATGGGCAACTTTCAGA
- the nkpd1 gene encoding NTPase KAP family P-loop domain-containing protein 1 isoform X1 — protein sequence MKGEGRSQQHTYTGQKKVFSGKGCTSRHAAIMMNPTKDDIHAYALSKTLTKVSSPATVGLYSPCQNRINMILGQMEVHMDEEAVKIEGEHGGRPRSVKPSLTGFVALIGRLLFYRPIWTKTNQRHHNIRFIYVHFSAWHFAGSDLLWAGIVIRLIQAMQMNFGKLQLALYRVVQHDEEEEITKKKVGNGTNNWRSRKICCCPLWSLVLAFLVVPIILLVFLLAFGLPKPVVKPGGQGDKTNGQVGMLEGLIIASLGVPAASALRFTFLMVKNLIFNQDKNMKKGMDNERVSSQLGFMNEVRKEMWFLSRFVQFMEIFERRRIRVVLKITSLDRCAPKKIVAVLEAINILLSDEESPFISILAVNPDVLVQKVNFADGCLSKEDRAYALLNRIVTLAFTLPPLSDDSKHSLYYSLTSNSKFLEDISIGKDKHRTGNAKKTSSSSDVTKVLIALEESNPLTNKTTAALDVNEEEVEKLVGSILTHNERNINQYMSDDAMSMRRVINSIRVTVIIMMALEKQLPEPDCIAAWVVLATRWPCRLSWIIQCAEDAQQRGDIDRRSAAVTDDSKTLWEVFSESKAELYVMSEQIEDLLEQDGDPEMFERFLTADFRFTLKDLKTFEVVTVNLDHTIRKELAQIRGTSRLKDSGWVRDLAPLHITTIINMDTEEVCKELERMKFPSKYIEKVKSNDLNGLALLFGNTDDLKELLGMTFGEWATFRLHFLGLPSHLRSQYKNLPLASSHPQNQLLRFKTHMSHHYSSNSSLVSNPM from the exons ATGAAGGGAGAAGGGAGATCGCagcagcacacatacacag gtcaaaaaaaagtattttctggGAAAGGCTGCACATCCCGTCACGCAGCCATCATGATGAATCCGACAAAAG ACGATATTCATGCGTATGCCCTGTCCAAGACCCTGACGAAAGTTTCATCCCCTGCAACTGTGGGGCTCTACTCCCCGTGTCAGAATCGCATCAACATGATCCTCGGACAAATGGAAG TGCACATGGACGAGGAGGCAGTGAAGATTGAGGGTGAGCACGGAGGAAGGCCTCGCTCGGTCAAGCCTTCACTCACGGGCTTCGTGGCGCTCATTGGTCGGCTGCTCTTTTACAGGCCTATTTGGACTAAGACGAACCAGCGGCATCACAACATACGGTTCATCTATGTGCATTTCAGTGCCTGGCATTTCGCAGGCAGTGACCTGCTTTGGGCCGGTATAGTCATACGACTGATTCAGGCCATGCAGATGAACTTTGGGAAATTGCAGCTTGCACTCTACCGCGTGGTGCaacatgatgaagaggaggaaatcaCGAAGAAG AAAGTGGGGAATGGTACTAACAATTGGAGGTCCAGGAAGATTTGCTGCTGCCCTTTGTGGAGCCTTGTCTTGGCCTTTCTTGTGGTACCAATTATCCTCCTGGTATTCCTATTGGCATTTGGCCTTCCCAAACCTGTGGTGAAACCTGGCGGGCAGGGGGATAAAACAAATGGCCAGGTGGGTATGCTCGAGGGCCTGATCATTGCCTCGTTAGGAGTCCCTGCAGCGAGCGCATTGAGATTTACCTTTCTAATGGTCAAGAACCTCATCTTCAACCAAGACAAGAACATGAAGAAGGGGATGGACAATGAGCGGGTGAGCAGCCAACTTGGCTTCATGAATGAGGTGAGGAAGGAAATGTGGTTCCTGTCTCGCTTCGTGCAGTTTATGGAGATCTTTGAGAGGCGCCGGATTCGAGTGGTGCTGAAGATCACCAGTCTTGACCGTTGCGCCCCCAAGAAAATTGTTGCAGTCCTGGAGGCCATCAACATTCTGCTTTCGGATGAGGAGAGTCCGTTCATTTCCATTCTGGCAGTAAACCCAGATGTTCTTGTGCAGAAAGTGAACTTTGCGGACGGCTGCTTAAGCAAAGAGGACAGAGCTTATGCATTGTTGAACCGCATAGTGACTCTGGCCTTCACGCTCCCACCACTGTCTGACGATTCGAAGCACAGTTTATATTACAGCCTCACTAGCAATTCAAAATTCCTTGAAGATATCAGCATAGGGAAAGATAAGCATAGAACTGGGAACGCCAAAAAgacatcttcctcctctgatgtgACAAAAGTACTCATTGCATTGGAAGAGTCAAATCCACTGACCAATAAAACCACAGCAGCACTGGATGTAAACGAAGAGGAAGTAGAGAAGCTGGTGGGAAGCATCCTGACGCACAATGAGAGAAATATAAACCAGTACATGTCAGACGATGCCATGTCTATGAGAAGGGTGATTAACTCCATTCGCGTGACTGTGATAATCATGATGGCCTTGGAAAAACAGCTCCCTGAACCAGACTGCATCGCAGCATGGGTGGTCTTAGCCACTCGGTGGCCCTGCCGACTCAGCTGGATCATCCAGTGTGCAGAAGATGCCCAACAAAGAGGAGATATTGACCGCAGGAGTGCGGCCGTCACCGACGATTCAAAGACCTTATGGGAAGTCTTCAGCGAGTCCAAGGCAGAGCTGTACGTGATGAGTGAACAGATCGAGGACCTCCTCGAGCAGGACGGAGATCCGGAGATGTTTGAACGATTTCTCACGGCGGATTTCCGGTTCACTTTGAAGGACTTGAAGACGTTTGAGGTGGTGACGGTGAACCTGGATCACACCATTAGGAAGGAGCTGGCCCAGATCCGAGGGACATCCAGGCTGAAAGATTCTGGTTGGGTGAGGGACCTAGCTCCTCTGCATATAACAACTATAATCAACATGGATACAGAGGAGGTGTGCAAAGAG tTGGAGAGGATGAAATTCCCCAGCAAGTAcattgaaaaagtgaaaagcaacGACCTCAATGGTTTGGCGCTGCTCTTTGGTAATACAGACGACCTTAAAGAACTCCTGGGTATGACCTTTGGAGAATGGGCAACTTTCAGA
- the nkpd1 gene encoding NTPase KAP family P-loop domain-containing protein 1 isoform X2, with amino-acid sequence MMNPTKDDIHAYALSKTLTKVSSPATVGLYSPCQNRINMILGQMEVHMDEEAVKIEGEHGGRPRSVKPSLTGFVALIGRLLFYRPIWTKTNQRHHNIRFIYVHFSAWHFAGSDLLWAGIVIRLIQAMQMNFGKLQLALYRVVQHDEEEEITKKKVGNGTNNWRSRKICCCPLWSLVLAFLVVPIILLVFLLAFGLPKPVVKPGGQGDKTNGQVGMLEGLIIASLGVPAASALRFTFLMVKNLIFNQDKNMKKGMDNERVSSQLGFMNEVRKEMWFLSRFVQFMEIFERRRIRVVLKITSLDRCAPKKIVAVLEAINILLSDEESPFISILAVNPDVLVQKVNFADGCLSKEDRAYALLNRIVTLAFTLPPLSDDSKHSLYYSLTSNSKFLEDISIGKDKHRTGNAKKTSSSSDVTKVLIALEESNPLTNKTTAALDVNEEEVEKLVGSILTHNERNINQYMSDDAMSMRRVINSIRVTVIIMMALEKQLPEPDCIAAWVVLATRWPCRLSWIIQCAEDAQQRGDIDRRSAAVTDDSKTLWEVFSESKAELYVMSEQIEDLLEQDGDPEMFERFLTADFRFTLKDLKTFEVVTVNLDHTIRKELAQIRGTSRLKDSGWVRDLAPLHITTIINMDTEEVCKELERMKFPSKYIEKVKSNDLNGLALLFGNTDDLKELLGMTFGEWATFRLHFLGLPSHLRSQYKNLPLASSHPQNQLLRFKTHMSHHYSSNSSLVSNPM; translated from the exons ATGATGAATCCGACAAAAG ACGATATTCATGCGTATGCCCTGTCCAAGACCCTGACGAAAGTTTCATCCCCTGCAACTGTGGGGCTCTACTCCCCGTGTCAGAATCGCATCAACATGATCCTCGGACAAATGGAAG TGCACATGGACGAGGAGGCAGTGAAGATTGAGGGTGAGCACGGAGGAAGGCCTCGCTCGGTCAAGCCTTCACTCACGGGCTTCGTGGCGCTCATTGGTCGGCTGCTCTTTTACAGGCCTATTTGGACTAAGACGAACCAGCGGCATCACAACATACGGTTCATCTATGTGCATTTCAGTGCCTGGCATTTCGCAGGCAGTGACCTGCTTTGGGCCGGTATAGTCATACGACTGATTCAGGCCATGCAGATGAACTTTGGGAAATTGCAGCTTGCACTCTACCGCGTGGTGCaacatgatgaagaggaggaaatcaCGAAGAAG AAAGTGGGGAATGGTACTAACAATTGGAGGTCCAGGAAGATTTGCTGCTGCCCTTTGTGGAGCCTTGTCTTGGCCTTTCTTGTGGTACCAATTATCCTCCTGGTATTCCTATTGGCATTTGGCCTTCCCAAACCTGTGGTGAAACCTGGCGGGCAGGGGGATAAAACAAATGGCCAGGTGGGTATGCTCGAGGGCCTGATCATTGCCTCGTTAGGAGTCCCTGCAGCGAGCGCATTGAGATTTACCTTTCTAATGGTCAAGAACCTCATCTTCAACCAAGACAAGAACATGAAGAAGGGGATGGACAATGAGCGGGTGAGCAGCCAACTTGGCTTCATGAATGAGGTGAGGAAGGAAATGTGGTTCCTGTCTCGCTTCGTGCAGTTTATGGAGATCTTTGAGAGGCGCCGGATTCGAGTGGTGCTGAAGATCACCAGTCTTGACCGTTGCGCCCCCAAGAAAATTGTTGCAGTCCTGGAGGCCATCAACATTCTGCTTTCGGATGAGGAGAGTCCGTTCATTTCCATTCTGGCAGTAAACCCAGATGTTCTTGTGCAGAAAGTGAACTTTGCGGACGGCTGCTTAAGCAAAGAGGACAGAGCTTATGCATTGTTGAACCGCATAGTGACTCTGGCCTTCACGCTCCCACCACTGTCTGACGATTCGAAGCACAGTTTATATTACAGCCTCACTAGCAATTCAAAATTCCTTGAAGATATCAGCATAGGGAAAGATAAGCATAGAACTGGGAACGCCAAAAAgacatcttcctcctctgatgtgACAAAAGTACTCATTGCATTGGAAGAGTCAAATCCACTGACCAATAAAACCACAGCAGCACTGGATGTAAACGAAGAGGAAGTAGAGAAGCTGGTGGGAAGCATCCTGACGCACAATGAGAGAAATATAAACCAGTACATGTCAGACGATGCCATGTCTATGAGAAGGGTGATTAACTCCATTCGCGTGACTGTGATAATCATGATGGCCTTGGAAAAACAGCTCCCTGAACCAGACTGCATCGCAGCATGGGTGGTCTTAGCCACTCGGTGGCCCTGCCGACTCAGCTGGATCATCCAGTGTGCAGAAGATGCCCAACAAAGAGGAGATATTGACCGCAGGAGTGCGGCCGTCACCGACGATTCAAAGACCTTATGGGAAGTCTTCAGCGAGTCCAAGGCAGAGCTGTACGTGATGAGTGAACAGATCGAGGACCTCCTCGAGCAGGACGGAGATCCGGAGATGTTTGAACGATTTCTCACGGCGGATTTCCGGTTCACTTTGAAGGACTTGAAGACGTTTGAGGTGGTGACGGTGAACCTGGATCACACCATTAGGAAGGAGCTGGCCCAGATCCGAGGGACATCCAGGCTGAAAGATTCTGGTTGGGTGAGGGACCTAGCTCCTCTGCATATAACAACTATAATCAACATGGATACAGAGGAGGTGTGCAAAGAG tTGGAGAGGATGAAATTCCCCAGCAAGTAcattgaaaaagtgaaaagcaacGACCTCAATGGTTTGGCGCTGCTCTTTGGTAATACAGACGACCTTAAAGAACTCCTGGGTATGACCTTTGGAGAATGGGCAACTTTCAGA